The sequence GGTGACGAAGTCGGCGTGTTGTGGCGGGTAGGTGATCGGCAGATTCATCTGCTCGTTCCAGCGATTGGCCTGTGACGTCAGATAAGGATAAAGCTGTTCGCGTAGATCGCTGACAAGGGCTGGCAGCGGGTAACGAAAGTATTTGTATTCGCCCCGGCCGAAGCCATGCCTGGCCATTACCACGTGGGAGCGGAATACCTCCTGTCGTGGGTAGTGGTCGCTGAGATCGGCACATTCGCGGGCAGTCAATAGCCCGGGAATCAGCGCATTACCCTGCTGGTCAAGAGCGCTTTCGATAGCATGCCAGTCCTGGGAGGCCAGGCGCTCGGTCAGTGAGGGGGAAACGGATGAAGAAAACATCGGCGAGCTCCTGTGGCAACGGGTGAAGGCTGCCAGTCTAGGAAGTCGCCGGGGGCACGGCACTCCGATGCTTGCGCTCGAATTACAGGGCTTTGCTCACATTGATGTCGGTGATTTCATCGCTCGCATCATGAATCTTCGCCAAGGCCTGCTTGGCCTCTTCGACGCTGGCGGATTGCAGTTGGGCGAATTCGAAGCGGCGCTCACCATTGAGCTTGTACTTGATGACGTATTTGGTGGTTTGAGTCACGGTCTTTCCTGTCGGCTGCGATTGAACAATCAGCTCAGTTTGGAGTTGGTACGGCGAACGATGCGGATCTTGTGGGACAAGGTCGGCTTGCGTGTCACGCTGATGGCGCGGCGGTTGACCACGTCGAGGGTAATGTTCCAGAAACCGGTACTGGGCGCGGTGATTCTAGCCGGGAACGTGTCGAACGCACCGCCGTGGTAACTGTGGCGGCCACCGTTCTTGAAGCTGCGAAAGTTGGCGTCGCTCATCAGGCGGATGTTGCAGGTTTGCGAGCATTCGATGACGACAATGTCCCCTTCGTTAAGGTGCTCGCGCTGGTGAATGAATTTCATGGGGTGTCTCCAGAAGGGCTTTTTCTGAAAAATCAGAACGATACGTAGGTTAAGATGGAGTTTATCAGTCCCAGCACGTTTATTATCGGGCCGTCGTCGACGTCTTCGACAATTTAAAACAGTTATTTACCGAGTTATGAGGGATAAATCCTACGTTTGCGGGAGAAAAATACTATTCCCGCTGTCGTAGGGTCTTTATCGGAGGTTTTGTATGAAGTGGAGTGTGTTGGTTCTGGCCTTGGCGTTAGGTGGGTGTGCTTCGGTTACAGACATCAAGCAGACGCCGCCAACCCTGGCGGTCATCTCCGGGAAAAAACCGCAGGAATATGCGGCCTGCGTGGTTCAGAAATTGTCATCGACCCGTAGACCGTCGCAGATCGAGCCCCACAAGGACGGTGTTCGGGTGATCGTGCCGCAGAAGTTTTCCGCTGATCCGTCGGCCGTCTTTGAAATCGAAGATCGCTCCAGCGGCAGCAGCATCAAGCTCTATGAAAGCATGTCCAATGTGCCCATTCGCCCGGGCGACGTGAAGAAAGCCGCCGAGGATTGCATTTCCGGTTAAGCCTGCAGGCTCGCTCGTACAAATCCGATTCAAAAAGCCTGACCTGATGCAGAGTCAGGCTTTTTTTTGCCTGCGATGAATGTGAAGGTTCGTGTTTGCTGGCAGATGTTTATTTTTGTATTGCGTGCAGGTGTTGTCGCTGTCAACTCATTGCCCTACCATTTGTAGGCTTATACTTTGTAAGTCTAAGCATATAACTATAAAAATGGAGTCGTGATGATGTCTCTGGAACGAGTTCTGATGGGGAGTGCGCTGCTACTGATACTGGGCAGTGCTCACGGGCAAGAGGACGGAAATGTCTTTACCCAAGGCGGTTCGCAGCCCGGCGCTGCGCCCTGCGTAGCTTGCCACGGGGCCGATGGCCTGGGGCTGGCAGCGGCCGGTTTTCCACGCCTGGCCGGTTTGCCGGCGGGCTATTTACGCAAGCAGTTGGAAGATTTCAAAAGTGGGGCCCGCAGCAGCCCAGTCATGCAGCCGCTGGCCAAGGCCCTGACTGAAGAAGAAATCGGCACCGTGACCCAGGCGTTGGCGGCAATGCCCGCACCTGCCGCTGCGGCCCTTCACCGAAGTGTCATGCCCGCCGATGCGGCGCAAAAAATCGCCTTGCAAGGTGCCTGGGATCGACAGATTCCTGCCTGTGTCAGTTGCCATGGGCCCGCTGGCGTGGGCGTTGGTGAGGCATTCCCACCCCTGGCAGGTCAATCTGCCGCCTATATGGTTGCACAGCTGAATGCCTGGCAGAGCGGGGCGCGGCATAACGATCCCAATGACTTGATGGGTCATATCGCCAAGTCACTCACGGCAGAAGAAGTGCAAGGCGTGGCGACCTATTTCTCATCATTGAGCGGCCAGGAGGTCAAGCCATGAAGGTGTTCCTGTTTGCTCCCGTGTTGGGCACGTTGATCAGTCTGCCTGCCTTGGCTGCGACTATCGCCATGGAAGATCAATCGCAATTGCAGGCTCCTGCCGCCGCGCACCCAGCCACACAGTTCCAGCCTCCGCTGGAAAGCGAACTGCCGGACAATGCCTACGGCACGCTGGTCAGGCAGGGGTACGCGCTGTTTGTCGACACCAAACGTCTGGCGCCGAAATTTGTCGGTAATGGTCTCAATTGCAGCAACTGCCACCTGGACCAGGGGCGTCTGGCCAATTCGGCGCCGTTATGGGGGGCCTACCCCATGTACCCGGCGTATCGAAAGAAGAACGACAAGGTCAACACGTTCGCCGAGCGCTTGCAGGGCTGTTTCCAGTTCAGCATGAACGGCGGCACGCCGCCGACGGCTGACAGTCCGGAGATTACGGCGTTGTCGGTCTATTCCTACTGGCTGGCCAGCAAGGCACCCCTGGGCGTCGAGTTGCCGGGACGCGGCTATCCGGAGGTACCGTCCTCCGCTAGCACTTACGACTTGGCTCAGGGCGCCGAGGTCTACAAGGGCCAGTGCGCGGTCTGCCATGGTGCCGAAGGCCAAGGCCAGAAAGTCGGCGACAGCTACGTCATGCCGCCGTTGTGGGGTAAAAACTCCTACAACTGGGGCGCCGGAATGCACCGGATCAACACGGCGGCATCCTTCATCAAATACAACATGCCCCTAGGCAAGGGCGGTAGCCTGACCGACCAGCAGGCATGGGATGTAGCGGCTTACGTCAACAGCCACGAGCGACCGCAGGATCCGCGCCTGGTGGACGGTTCGGTAGAGAAAACCCGTGTGAAGTTTCACGCCAACGATGGCGTCAATCTGTATGGGCAAACCGTAGAGGGCGTGCTGATAGGCCAGGGCATCCGTTAAACTGTTGGCAACCCACAAAAAATGCCGCTGAAACCCAGCGGCATTGTTTTTTTCGGAATTCAGTCATGAAGCGTGAGCAAGTCAGAGACCGACATGCAGCAGGTCACATATCGGCAACCCATGTCATACAGAACCCGGCCGATCCTGGGGAGTGGATTGTGTTCTTCAAGAAAAGCGCCGGGCGCAGTTTTTTCCTGGTGGATGACCAGGATGAGGTCGAATCCTTCTCGCGCCTGGATGATTTGATCGAGACCATTCGCGGCCTGGGCATCAAGTTCGCCGAAATTCACATGTAGCTGATCAACTTACTTGCAGACGACGACTACGCTGCGGTTTTTGAAGTTGCCGACATCTTTACCCAGGGTCTTGTCGCTTTCCTTCAGGGCCGGCGTACCTTCGGTACCGACGATGCGGTAACCGGTGCCTGCACAGGATGCGTCGGCTTTCTCGTAGCAACTGGCCCAGGAATTGGCTTCGCCGGAACAATCAATGGTCAGGCCTTGCTCACCGTTTTTCAGGTAGGTGTCGGAGGCGGTGGTGCAGCCGGTGAGTACCAGTACCGCAATCAGTGCCAGGATCTTGTTCATGTTGTGATCGTCGTTGAAGGTGTTGAGGTGGGGAGCGCTGAAACGGTTCAAGCGAGATTATAGCGAACGGCCATCAGCGTACACAGACAAACACAAAAAAGCCCCGCTCACCGAGGCTTTGGTGTGCGGGGCTGTAGGGCTGCGAAGCTTACTTGCCCTTCGGTCT is a genomic window of Pseudomonas sp. ADAK18 containing:
- a CDS encoding c-type cytochrome, with amino-acid sequence MKVFLFAPVLGTLISLPALAATIAMEDQSQLQAPAAAHPATQFQPPLESELPDNAYGTLVRQGYALFVDTKRLAPKFVGNGLNCSNCHLDQGRLANSAPLWGAYPMYPAYRKKNDKVNTFAERLQGCFQFSMNGGTPPTADSPEITALSVYSYWLASKAPLGVELPGRGYPEVPSSASTYDLAQGAEVYKGQCAVCHGAEGQGQKVGDSYVMPPLWGKNSYNWGAGMHRINTAASFIKYNMPLGKGGSLTDQQAWDVAAYVNSHERPQDPRLVDGSVEKTRVKFHANDGVNLYGQTVEGVLIGQGIR
- a CDS encoding c-type cytochrome, with protein sequence MMSLERVLMGSALLLILGSAHGQEDGNVFTQGGSQPGAAPCVACHGADGLGLAAAGFPRLAGLPAGYLRKQLEDFKSGARSSPVMQPLAKALTEEEIGTVTQALAAMPAPAAAALHRSVMPADAAQKIALQGAWDRQIPACVSCHGPAGVGVGEAFPPLAGQSAAYMVAQLNAWQSGARHNDPNDLMGHIAKSLTAEEVQGVATYFSSLSGQEVKP
- a CDS encoding DUF1883 domain-containing protein: MKFIHQREHLNEGDIVVIECSQTCNIRLMSDANFRSFKNGGRHSYHGGAFDTFPARITAPSTGFWNITLDVVNRRAISVTRKPTLSHKIRIVRRTNSKLS